The Bacillota bacterium genomic sequence TGCGTCGGTACCAGACTGAGTTCATAAAGTCAGTGTACTCTATACCCGATAGTTTGCTTTCGGGACAGAATGGAACAAGAATCTCACGTTCGAACTTATCTTTATGAATGAGATGACGTTCTCTGCCAGTTTTACCGAAATCAAATTCAAACTCCCATAAACCGTTTAGATTGACCCAATCTTTTCTGACCATCTGGGGACGGGGATATTCTTCTCTAGGTATATTCATATCAAACTCCCATACTGCTTATTAGCTGCTAGTTTAGCTTAAATTCAGCTTCCTTAAGTATTGTACATTCAATAAAATATTCATCAATGAGTTTTTCTGCTGAAAGATTGACATTTTGTTTTATAATGTTATAAATATAGCAGGTGGTGATTTCTATGGATACTAAGTATCATGTAATCAGATTAATGCCGGGAGGCACTGAAAAAAAGGGCTTTGTCCTCGACAGACCAAATGGAACTGACGATTATTTATTAATCCATTTTAAATCACCTGTTTTATTGCTGCAGGAACATGAAATAAAACCTATTGAAGCTGATACATGTATACTATTCCCGCCCGGTACGCCCCACTGGTTTTCCTCGCTGGACTGCCAACTTGTGCATGACTGGGTTCATTTTACCCCGAAAGACCCTGAAAGACTTTTTTCACTGGGGATTCCGATCAATAAAACATTTATGCTTAGTAGAGTGGATTTTATAACGATGGAACTCTCCGTTTGCCACTTTGAGATAATTAATCATGATTTTATGTGGGAGGAAAGCGTAAGCGCCCATCTTGAGCTCCTTCTAATACGTATTGCAAGAGAATTATCAAATGAAAACAAGGGATTAAACAGCCGTTACTTATATGAAATGCATGACCGTTTTAATAAGTTTAGGCTTGAACTTTACAGGCAATCTGATAAGGATTGGGATATTGATAAAATGGCTGACTGCCTTTCACTCAGTCGTTCTCGTTTTTCCGTGCTTTACAGATTGTTTTATGATATATCGCCTAAAGAAGATCTTATCAGCGCCCGTTTAAACAGGGCAAAAAGTCTTCTTCAAAACAGCAGCCTGACAGTCGCGCAGGTTGCGGAGCTGTCAGGCTATAC encodes the following:
- a CDS encoding helix-turn-helix transcriptional regulator, translating into MDTKYHVIRLMPGGTEKKGFVLDRPNGTDDYLLIHFKSPVLLLQEHEIKPIEADTCILFPPGTPHWFSSLDCQLVHDWVHFTPKDPERLFSLGIPINKTFMLSRVDFITMELSVCHFEIINHDFMWEESVSAHLELLLIRIARELSNENKGLNSRYLYEMHDRFNKFRLELYRQSDKDWDIDKMADCLSLSRSRFSVLYRLFYDISPKEDLISARLNRAKSLLQNSSLTVAQVAELSGYTNTYHFIRQFKEREGIPPNTFRKQIIPADR